A single region of the Syntrophorhabdaceae bacterium genome encodes:
- a CDS encoding thioredoxin domain-containing protein: protein MKTGKPRWWILSLGCALSLAFFSLMAGRVAAQDMFLLTFGNGKTEVKLYADYFCGPCSNMEPKIEYLVGDLVRRHIITVTFIDAPFHKYSALYAKYFFYILNEKKEIGHALKARDALFEAAKDSIYEEQDLGAFLQRKGFKFKPFDVKATGEILQGYLREDQVGSTPTCVIIRGKDKETAVGSDDIVRALTRLR, encoded by the coding sequence ATGAAAACAGGCAAGCCCCGATGGTGGATTCTCTCTTTAGGCTGTGCTCTCTCGCTTGCTTTTTTCAGTCTCATGGCGGGTAGAGTCGCTGCCCAGGACATGTTTTTGCTCACCTTCGGCAACGGTAAGACTGAGGTAAAGCTTTATGCGGACTATTTCTGCGGCCCCTGCAGCAATATGGAGCCAAAGATCGAGTATCTTGTAGGTGACCTGGTCAGACGCCATATCATAACAGTGACCTTCATCGATGCCCCTTTCCACAAATATTCAGCCCTCTATGCCAAGTATTTCTTCTATATCTTGAACGAAAAGAAGGAGATCGGTCACGCGCTCAAGGCGCGGGATGCGCTCTTCGAAGCAGCGAAGGACTCTATCTATGAAGAGCAGGACCTGGGGGCGTTTCTTCAGCGAAAGGGATTCAAATTCAAGCCCTTTGATGTCAAAGCCACAGGCGAAATTCTTCAAGGCTACTTGAGGGAAGACCAGGTCGGCTCGACCCCCACGTGCGTGATTATCAGAGGAAAGGACAAGGAAACCGCCGTAGGTTCCGATGACATCGTGCGCGCGCTTACGCGGCTGAGGTAA